In the genome of bacterium, the window TCTTGAATGTACCCGTACCCGCCGAAGATCTGCACCGCCTGGGTGGCGGCCCACATCGCCGTCTCGGACGCGAACAGCTTCGCCATCGACGCCTCGGCCGTGTGCCGGCGTCCCTGATCCCGCAGCCACGCCGCGCGGTACATGAGCAGGCGGCCGGCCTGGATCCGGGTCGCCATGTCGGCGATCTTCCACTGCGTCGCCTGAAACTCCGCGATCGGCCGCCCGAACTGCCGACGGTCCTTCGCGTAGGCGACCGCGTCCTCCATCGCCGCCCGCGCGATCCCGAGCGCCTGGGCGGCGATGCCGATACGCCCGCCGTCGAGGGTGGCCATGGCGACCGAAAACCCCTTCCCTTCCTCGCCGAGCAGCCGGTCGCGCGGCAGCCGGCAATCTTCGAGCACGATCTCGCAGGTGCTGCTCGCGTGGAGGCCGAGCTTGTGCTCGATCTTGCCGACGGACAGGCCCGGATCGCCCCGCTCGGCGACGAACGCGCTGATGCCACGCGGCCCTTCACCGCCCGTGCGGGCGTAGATGATCAACACGTCGGCTTCGACGCCGTTCGTGACGAAGATTTTGGTGCCGTTGAGGACCCAGTGCGCCACGTCGCGGCGGGCGGTCGCGCGGAGCGAGGCCGCGTCCGACCCGGCGGTCGGCTCGGTGAGGCAGTAACATCCCAGCTTCCGGCCGCGGGCGAGCTCCGGCAGGTACGTGCGCTTCTGGGCCTCCGTCCCGAACGCGTGGATCGGATAGCAGTCGAGCGAGTTGTTTACCGAGAGCACGGCCGCGAGCGCGGCTTCGGCGCGTGCGATCTCTTCCAGGACGATGCAGTAGGATACGGTGTCCATGCCCCCGCCGCCGTATTCCTCGGGGATGAAGACACCGGTCAGCCCCATCGCACCCAGCTCGTGGATCAGATCGCGGGGATAGCTGCCCGTGCGGTCCATCTCCGCCGCCAGCGGCAGCAGCCGCGTAGTGGCCCACTCGCGCACGGTGGACTGGACGAGGCGGTGTTCCTCGTTGAGCGTGAACTCCATCGGATCACCCGCCAGAGCGTATTCGGGACGCCGCAGAAGCGCTCCTGGGCGCGGCTCGCCGGCCTATTTCTTCCCCGCCGGATACTCGTAGAAGCCGCGTCCGGTCTTGCGGCCGTGGTGGCCCGCCAGCACCATCTTCCGCATGAGCGGGGGGGCCGCGTATCGGGCGTCTTTGAGCTCCCGGTACATCGCCTCGGCGATGTAATACGTCGTGTCGATTCCGACGAAATCGAGGAGGGTGAGCGGGCCCATCGGATGGTTCAATCCGAGCTGCACGGCCGTGTCGATGTCTTCGCGGCTGGCGAGGCCCATGTCGAGGGCCCGGACGGCGTCGAGGAGGTAGGGAACCAGCAGCCGATTGACGATGAACCCGGGAGAGTCCTTGCAGGCCACGACGGTCTTGCCGAGCGCTTCGCAGAACTCCCTCGCGGCGGCGAGTGTCTCCTCCGCGGTGAGCAGACCCCGCACCATCTCCACCGGCTTCATGACCGGCACCGGGTTGAAGAAATGCAGCCCGAGGACCTGGGCGGGGCGCCGGGTCACCGAGGCCATCTCAGTGATGCTGAGCGAGCTCGTGTTGCTGGCGAAGATCGTGGGCGGCGGGCAGATCCGGTCGAGCTCCGCGTACACGTCTTTCTTCGTGTCCATCAGCTCGACGACGGCCTCAATGACGAGCTCGCACCGCGACAGGTCCGCGAGCCGGGTCGTCCCGCGGACGCGCGCGCGCGCGGCGTTCCGGTTGGCCGGCGCAAGTTTGCCGCGCTCTACGGCGCGCCCGAGCGATGCGTCCAGGCGTTCCAGGCCGCGCGTCAAGAGGTCGTCGGAGACCTCGCGCACGACGACGTCGTATCCCGACCTCGCGCAGACTTCGACGATGCCCGATCCCATGAGCCCGCAGCCCACGACCCCGATGGTGCGAAATGCCGCCACAACCCACCTCCCGTGTCACGTGTGTGTCGAATCATCCGGCGGCGCGCCGTCGGGGCGGCGCGCGCTCAGTCGATGACGTCCAGCACCAGGGACGGGGCGCCGGGCGTCTCCGGTCCGATGTGGTACGCCTCGAGCACGCGGCGGCGGGCCTCACGGATCTGCTGGTCGCCCGCGGCGCGAAGTCTCGCCAGCGCGTCGCCCCGGCGCACGGCGTGGCCGATTTTGCGTTCCAGGATGATGCCCGCGCCGGGATCGATCCGATCGCCGGCCCGGACGCGCCCGGCTCCGAGGGCGATCGCCGCGTACCCGATCGCCTCGGCGTCGATGCCTGTGACCACCCCGTCGGCGGGCGCCGCCACGGCCTGTTCCACCGTCGCCTGAGGAAGCCGGCCCGGGTCATCGACGACGCGTGGATCAC includes:
- a CDS encoding 3-hydroxybutyryl-CoA dehydrogenase, encoding MAAFRTIGVVGCGLMGSGIVEVCARSGYDVVVREVSDDLLTRGLERLDASLGRAVERGKLAPANRNAARARVRGTTRLADLSRCELVIEAVVELMDTKKDVYAELDRICPPPTIFASNTSSLSITEMASVTRRPAQVLGLHFFNPVPVMKPVEMVRGLLTAEETLAAAREFCEALGKTVVACKDSPGFIVNRLLVPYLLDAVRALDMGLASREDIDTAVQLGLNHPMGPLTLLDFVGIDTTYYIAEAMYRELKDARYAAPPLMRKMVLAGHHGRKTGRGFYEYPAGKK
- a CDS encoding acyl-CoA dehydrogenase → MEFTLNEEHRLVQSTVREWATTRLLPLAAEMDRTGSYPRDLIHELGAMGLTGVFIPEEYGGGGMDTVSYCIVLEEIARAEAALAAVLSVNNSLDCYPIHAFGTEAQKRTYLPELARGRKLGCYCLTEPTAGSDAASLRATARRDVAHWVLNGTKIFVTNGVEADVLIIYARTGGEGPRGISAFVAERGDPGLSVGKIEHKLGLHASSTCEIVLEDCRLPRDRLLGEEGKGFSVAMATLDGGRIGIAAQALGIARAAMEDAVAYAKDRRQFGRPIAEFQATQWKIADMATRIQAGRLLMYRAAWLRDQGRRHTAEASMAKLFASETAMWAATQAVQIFGGYGYIQDYPVERHFRDAKITELYEGTSEIQRLVIARHVLGTADRA